A region of the Massilia sp. erpn genome:
GCGTCGACAACAGCAATCCGAGCGGCCCCCAGATGGCGCCCCAGAACAGCGCGGATACGATGACCGCCAGCGCAGACATGCCGACACTGTGGCCGTACACCCGCGGCTCAACCACGTGCGCGACCAGGAGTTCCAGGACCAGGAACAGCACGAGCGCATAGGCGGCGAGCACCCATCCCGGCTCCACCGCCGCCGCAAACAAGGCAATCGCGGCGCCAGCGATCAAGGCGCCGATATAGGGAACGAAGCGCAAGGCAGCACAAATGGCGCCCCACAACGCTGCGTGCGGAATACCGATCAGCCACAGGGCGATGCCGATCACCACGCCGAACGTCACATTCAGCACCAGCTGGGCGAAGAAGAACCGGGACACGCCTTCGGCCGCATCCTCCAACCCTTTAATGGCGCGGCTCACTTCGCGTTGTCCAACCAGACGCAGCACGCGGTCGCGCAGGTTCTCCCGATCCAGCAGGATGAAAATCAGCAGCACGAGTACCAGGAAAATCTCGCCCAAGGGACCGGACACTACGCCGATCGCTTTGGCGATAGCATCGCTGGTGCTGGCACGTTCATGAATTTCGACCGGCAAGGGCCGCGCACTGGCTTCCTGATTCGGCGTCGCGGGCGCCCCTTCCAGCAGTTGCGGGGCCAGGCGGGCCAGGGGATGCTGGGTCATTGCCTGCAATGATTTGGACTTGGCGCGGATTTCAGCGCTGTAGCGCGGCAGTTCGGACGTCAGGGCAAGCAGATTCGCACCAAGCACGGAAAAAGCGGCGGCAAAAACGACGACAACCAAGCCCAATGCGCCGAAAGTCGCACTCATGCGCGACAATCCAAACCGCCCCACCGCACGGATCAAGGGGGCGAGCGCCAGGCTGAGTACCAGGGCCGCCACCACGGGCTGCAACACCTCCCGTCCAAAATACAAAAGACCAAGCACACATGCCGCCGTAACGGCAAAATTCACATTCATATAGCGTACGCTCCAAGCACCATGAACAGGGTAAAACTACCCAGGCCGGCCACTATAATGGCCGGCAGCCATACTACTTGATTTTTGACCTCCGACGAGAAACACGAACATGACGACATCGCCGCACCACACCCGCCGCCATTACCTGCTGGCCGCCGGCGCCGCCTTGCTGTGCCCATCTTCGCTGCTGTTTGCCGCTCCGGTCACACCCTCCATCGCCACCGCCGAAGCCCAACTGGCCGCGCTGGAGCAAGCCGCCGGTGGCCGCCTTGGCGTTGCCGCCTGGCGCTCGGACAGCGCCAAGCGCATCGGGCACCGCTCCGAAGAGCGCTTTCCCTTGTGCAGCACCTTCAAGGCCATGTTGGCGGCCGCCGTTCTGGCACGCAGCGCCAACGACGAGGAACTACTGGGAAAAAGCGTGCGCTATCGCGCCGATGAGCTTGTCACTTATTCGCCGGTCACCGAAAAACATGTGGACGAGGGCATGACGGTGGCCGCCTTATGCGCCGCCACCCTGCAGTACAGCGACAATAGCGCAGCAAACTTCCTCATGCGTATGATAGGCGGTCCCCAGGCCGTCACCGCCTATATGCGCAGCATCGGCAATCCAGCCTTCCAGCTGGAACGCTGGGAAACGGAGTTGAACACCGCCATTCCGGGCGACACGCGCGACACGGCCAGCCCTGCCTCGATGGCGCGCAGCTTGCAGGCGCTGCTCTTGGGCGACGCCCTGCCGGCGCCACAGCGCCGGCAGCTGGACACTTGGATGCGCGGCAATACCACGGGCGACCAACGCATTCGCGCTGGCGTGCCGGCCGGCTGGAGCGTCGCCGACAAGACCGGCGCCGGCGCCCACGGCACCGTCAACGACATCGGCACCGCCTATCCGCCAAGCGGCGCGCCGATAGTCATTGCCGTGTACTACACGCGTGAGCAGAAGGATGCGCCGACCAACCAGGAGATCATCGCGGCGGCCACCCGTATCGTAATGGGTGCGCTGGTGTAATGGCTGCCCACTGCGATTCGTACTCGCTGCCCGCCTCTTGGACCATGCGCGCGGCGCGCCCCATCACTTCGGGGAATATCGGACTGATTTCTTCATGGTGGCTCCATTTTCTCAAATGTTGGAGCCTCCTTCAAACCCGGGGCGATTCAGGCCATTGCTTGGAATGAATGATTGCCTCGATCATTCCCAGTGTAAGTGGACTGTAGTCTTCCTTGCATTCCACTATGCGCCTAGCAAAAGGGAGCTGCCATAGAAGGAATCGTGATACGCCCGTCTTTCCAGGAAACTCAAGCGGGAAGTACGTTTTGAAGTCAAAATTCGTCATATCAACTTGATAAGCATCTACCAATACCTCCATACAGCCTTCCGCGACCTCTCCATAAATCCCCAAATCGTGGTAAAGCTTCGTATTTAAGTCGCAATTATCAATCCGCGACTGGCGAAGACCACACAGCTTCAGGAAGTTAGTTAGCACTGGCGTCAATCCGCTCATGATCCGCTTTCAATCGCATGTAAATGCGTCATAGAGTTCGTACCCGGCAAATGCCGCAGAAGCATAAGGCACTCTACGGGCCACACTCGTAATCGCATTTCGCGTGGCAATCGAATATGCCCCGCTCCTCGCCGCAGCGTGATTAATCTTACTGAAGATCGATGTTTTACTGCCCGCCGGACCGCCTCCCGCAACGCCGGTACGCGGCTTGGAATCATATGGGCCAAAAAGCCCCACGGCGCCACCCAAAGCCCCGTTCCCGGCAGCTCCCGCTGGTGTGCTGGCGGTTGGGCACGAGCAGTTCTTCTTTTTCCATTCGCTGACGCCGTAGTCGAACGCCATGCCCACACCGATACCAATCAGAATCGGGACGAACGCGACTTCACCGGTTGGATCAACCTTGCTGAGTGGATTTCCTTCAACGTACCCGTAGGTATTGATACCACCGTTCAGACCGATTGGGTCCGACTGCACATACCGCCCAATTTGTGGATCGTAATCCCGATAGTAGTTGTAGTTTAGCGTAGTTTCTCTATCGAAGTATTGGCCAGGAAACCGTAGATTAAACTCGTTGTCTGCCGACAGGAGACGTCGCGGTGGCTGTGAACCGAATGCGTCGGTATCCCAAAGCCAAACAGGGATACCGGCGGCACTACTGAGCAGTCGTGGCACACCCAGATGATCCACGTGGACGTAGAGCGTTGCGTCCTTTTCGCCCGAAGCGGCGGAAATACTGAATAATCTGGCGACAGGAATATCATTTAAATACACGTATTCTAAAAAGGTTTCGCCATTACTCTCCGCCAGCAACCTCCCTTGCATGTCGTAATGAAATACAATGGTTGCGTTGGGCGTCTTCTTCTGCACGCGCTCGCCGACGGAATTAAGCAGATATGCGACGCGTCCAATCGCTGTGTCCGAGGCTACCAATCGGCCACGGGCATCATAGTTAAAAGAGCCATTCGCACCGCTGACAATGCTCCCGTTGGCATCTGACAGAATCGCTGTCGTTTGCGCCCCAGCCACTTGCATAAGGCGGTTGCTTTCAGTCGCATAGCCGTAGGTGGTTGTCGTGGCGCCGTTTAAATAGCGGATGCGGTTACCAACGGCATCATAGCTATAGGCTAAGCTACTGGTACTGCGCAGTTCACTGGTCAGGCGATTGAGTTCATCATAGCCATAGCTGACAGCCGTGTCCGCTTTTTGAGGGACAGCGATCCCTGTAATTCTGCTACCCGCATCGTAACTGACAATCTGCGGCTCGCCGTTCAAGGTATAACTCGAAACGCGACCATCAATGTCGTAAGTACGGACATATCGTTGGCCATTCCCAAAAATGAATGACTGCACGGCGCCCACGGGAGTATAGAGAACGGCACTGGCCAACACCTCTATCTTTCCGTCCTTACCGGTGCGGATTTCGTTGATATTTCCGATCGGGTCCCGCAGGTAATCTACACTGCGTCCGCTGGGATAGTCGATACCGACCAAACGGCCTGCGCCATCATACCGATAGCCCGTCACATAAACTTTCCCATCGATTTCACGCGCTTCCCTAACAACGCGTCCGTGCAAATCGTAGGAATATTGCGTGCTGCCGCTAATGTCGAGAATTTGGGTCAGATGGCCAAGGCCATTTGCTCCCTGGTCATAGACATAGATCGCAGCAGTTCCATCGCTATAGCTGACCTCGAGCACGCGATCTAGCTCGTCATACCGATATCTAGTAACTTGTCCTTTGGCATCTGTACGAGTCTTGACGTTACCGCTTTCATCGTAAGTAAAGACTGTGCGGCCGGTATCCGGGCTAATTTGTTGAATCAGATTCCCTAAGCCATCAATCGCATAGCTGGTTTGCAAACGGCGAGCATCGCTGATCTGGCTAATGCGGTCCTGTCCATCGTATCCAATTTCCGTCACGCCATTTTTTGCATCGACAACCCTTGTCTGCCGCCGTAACTGGTCATAGCTATATTTGGTCGCGTGCCCCAGTGGATCACCGGCTTGCACCACATTGCTGACCTGGTCGTAGCTGTACTGGGTGGTCGTATTCTGTATTTGAGAAGCGGCAGAAGCGCTGAGCAAACACAGCAATGCGCCCCACATCAATGGAGATAACAAGCACATCTTCATGGCTATTCTCCCGTGACTTTCTGCACGCGATTCAGCGCATCATAGGCCCGGCTGATCTGGCGCGTGAGAACGCCGTTAGGATCCTTGATCTGCTCATTGATCCGGTTGCCCATATTGTCCAAACCGTAGTTAATGCTGTTGCCCAGATTATCGGAGACGCTTGTCAGACGGTGGGCGGCATCGTAGCCATAGCGTAGGCTGCTGCCATCGGCCATGCTGATTTGCACCAACTGCCCCACCCCATCGTAACTGTATGTCGTCAATTCACCGCCGACAGAGCGCGAGACCAGCCATCCGCGCGGCGTATACCTCAGTTCCGTGACCAGGCCATTCGGATCGATCATGCGGCCAACACGACCATGGGCGTCATATTGAGAAAAACGGGTAGTGTGGCCAGCGGCGTTACGTACGCTGGTCAAATTGCCGGCGCTATCGTAGACATAGACCGTAAAGTCGTTGACATCGGTACGCGGACCGTCGACGGTAAGCACTTGGCCAACGGAAGAATATGTGTAACGCCAAACGCGGGGTGCTCCCAATGTAGCAGCGGAAAAGCCTGCTGCGCCGCTGGCATCACTGGTGGCCTGCAGTGATTTGCTGAGAACATTTCCCCGCTCGTCATAACTATAGCTGGTGATGAGTTTGGGTTCGGCAGTACGCAAAGGGAGGCGAAATTGCGCATGCCATTCCGTGCCAATGGTTCTAGCTTCCGGCTTGCCCAAGGCCTCGGTTCGGCGAATTTCAAGATTTCGTGAAAGATCATAAGCATAGCTGCTCGTGGTGTAATCGAAGTCCCGAAAACCTATCAAATTACCATTCGCATCGTAACTCGTCACCGTCGACGCGGCAGGCAGGCCCCCATTCGCAGGCTGCGTAATCCCAGACGTTTTTTTCACGCCCAAGACTTGTACGTTGTCATAGATACGCTGAGTACCCAAGGGATCTGTCACGATCGTCCGGGAAGTAGCCGGGTAAGCGACCAGATATTTTTCGACCCCACCCGCATGCTCTGTCGCTATCGCACGAGTAGCGCTGTTATAGGTGTAGCTGGCATAGCGATCACCGTTTTCATCAACAATGCCGGTAAGCGCAAAGGGCTGCCTGGTATTTCCCGTCCGATCCAGCTCGCCATACAGATAACGCTTCAATTTCCCATCGGGGTAAGTCACCGATGTGATATTGCCCGAGGCGTCATAGGCGTATTCATACACCCCGCCCGCTGGGTCGAGCATCTTGATGAGTCGGGACCGTGGATCGTAAATGAAGTTCAGATGATTACCGAAGGCATCGGTAACGCTGATTAGCAGACCAGGTTTCGGCGCGATATCCTGAGAAGTGGAGGTGTCGCTATAGGTGTAACGGGTAATCTGACCGTTACGGGCCGTCGAGCTCCGAAGCAAGCCGTTCCAATCATAAATTTCAGAAGCATCCGTTTGACCATGCCGCACTTGCGAACCTGCCCAAGAAGCGCCGGCATCGAAGATATCTGTCACTCGGTCGTTCACATCTTTAGGCGGCAACATATCGCTGCTGGAGCCAAAACGTAGAAGGCGGCCATTGCCGCGGCGAAGGGCAAAATCATTCGCTTGCCGCCGACCTGCGTAGGTGTAGCACCATTCCTCTCCAGTGTTGGCACTAACGCTTTGAAGGCAACCATTGGGTGGAACTTGGTCAAAGCCGGACCTGCCGAAATTGATGCCAAAAGCTGTATGGTTGTGCTGCCACTGCCGGGTATCGCTGCGATAGGTTCGAATAAAGCTGAGCGTGCCCAGATAATTTTGGTAATCGACCTCGACCTGCTGCTTGATGCCGACTGTGATCAGAATTGGATTGCCGGCCGTGGGTGAAACGCGCGGATCGCAGGTATCGCAATCTGGTTCTGGCTGCTCCGGGCGAGAACATAGGCCGGGATTGGTGCTGAGTGTTACATTGGACCAGCTTTTTGGGCAGTCGTAGTAGATGCTGTCGGCATCGACGATGTCCTCGAAAACCTGGTCAGGATACGGCGGATTGCGCGTGATAAATCCGTACAACCCCTCAAGCTTCCACACGCGCGCCCCTGTCTCGAAATACTCTCGCGAGAAGCGGCCATGGCAATTCAATCTGCGCGGATTACCTACGCAAAACTGGCGCGCGTGTTCCTGAATCGCAGCATCACGGTCAGTCATGTAGCCCGCCTGGGTCAGATACAGTTTTCGGGATTGGACAAACTCATCTGCGCGGGAGTGTCCCACAATCACCAATAATGAAAGAATCAGTATTAGCGTAGGTCGAAGGTGCATATTTCCCCCAAAAGCATGAGATAAGCCCTAACGATTCAATATAGGCAGGAACTCTACGATAAAAATTCTCCAATTCTCACCAAATCCCAAACACTTGTTCTAGCCAGCCGGAACGCCAGCGTACCCGAAGAGAGCACCGTGACATAAATGCCGTCGCGATCTGCCACTTTATACGCCTGCGCTTCCGACTTCTAGGTGTGCGGCTTGGTGTCAGTGAGTATGTCCAACTCCTCAAAAAATCCGCCTGCCATCACGGTGATGGCACCACCGCTTCCCGCCTGCAACCGGTTACGCGATGTCATGATCGATACCATTCGCCAGTTGCACTTGACACTATTTGCCAGGCCCAGCCACATAAAAAAGCCCCTGAAAAATCAGGGGCTTTGCTGGTCTTGTTGCCGAGTGCTGCTCTAGGCAACCAAGCAGGAAATCACTCCCACTCAATCGTCGCAGGCGGCTTGCCCGAAATGTCGTACACCACGCGGTTCAGACCTTTGACTTCATTGATGATGCGGTTGGATACCTTGCCCAGCAGCGAGTGCGGCAGGTGCGCCCAATGCGCGGTCATGAAGTCCTGGGTTTGCACGGCGCGCAGCGCGACCACGTAGTCGTAGGTGCGGCCGTCGCCCATCACGCCCACCGATTTCACCGGCAGGAAGACGGCGAATGCCTGGCTGGTGGCGTCGTACCAGTTCTTCGGCACGTTGTCTGGATCGGCGCCTTCCACGGCCACCGCTTCGTATGGCGTGTTGCGCAGTTCTTCGATGAAGATGGCGTCGGCGCGGCGCAGCAGGTCGGCGTATTCCTTCTTCACTTCACCCAGGATGCGCACGCCCAGGCCTGGACCTGGGAATGGGTGACGGTACACCATATCGTGCGGCAGGCCCAGGGCCACGCCCAGCTTGCGCACTTCGTCCTTGAACAGTTCGCGCAGCGGTTCCAGCAGTTGCAGGTTCAGGGTTTCCGGCAGGCCGCCCACATTGTGGTGGCTCTTGATGGTCTGGCCCTTCTTGCCTTTGCCGGCCGATTCGATCACGTCCGGATAGATGGTGCCTTGCGCCAGCCACTTGGCGTTGGAGCGCTTGCCCGCTTCGACCTGGAACACTTCGACGAATTCGCGGCCGATGATCTTGCGCTTCTGCTCAGGATCGGTGACGCCGGCCAGGTGGCCCATGAACTGCTCGGTCGCGTCGATCTGGATCACTTTCACGCCCAGGTTCTTGGCGAACATGTCCATCACCATCTTGCCTTCGTTCAGGCGCAGCAGGCCGTGGTCAACGAAGACGCAGGTCAGCTGGTCGCCGATGGCGCGGTGGATCAGGGCTGCAGCCACGGAGGAATCAACGCCACCGGACAGGCCCAGGATCACTTCATCCGTGCCCACTTGCGCGCGGATTTTCTCGACCGCTTCGCTGATGTAGTCGGGCATATTCCAGTCCGATTTGCAGCCGCAGATTTCGTGCACGAAGCGGCCCAGGATGGCCTTGCCCTGCACGGTGTGCGTCACTTCGGGGTGGAACTGCACGGCGTAGAAGCCGCGGTCTTCGTCAGCCATGGCGGCGATCGGGCAGCTGTCGGTGCTGGCCATCAGCTTGAAGCCGGGCGGCAGGTCCAGCACTTTGTCGCCGTGGCTCATCCACACTTTCAGCATGCCGTGGCCTTCGTCGGTGACGAAGTCGTTGATGCCGGTCAGCAGCTTGGTATGGCTGCGGGCGCGCACTTCAGCGTAGCCGAATTCGCGCACCAGGCCATTTTCCACCTTGCCGCCCAATTGGGCCGCCATGGTCTGCATGCCGTAGCAGATGCCCAGCACCGGCACGCCGGCTTCGAACACGGCTTGCGGCGCGCGCGGCGAATCGCCTTCGAGCGTGGAGTTATGGCTGCCGGACAGGATGATGCCCGAGGCGCCGTAGTTGCGCACGAATTCGTCGCTGACGTCGTAAGGATAGACTTCGGAGAACACGCCGGCATCGCGCACGCGGCGCGCGATCAGCTGGGTTACCTGGGAGCCGAAATCGAGGATGAGGATTTTAGAGTGCATGGATGCGTAGAGGCCAGATTAGAAAACTGCGAAGTAAAAGCGCCGGCGGCGGGGCCGCACCTGCTGATGCGCGCCGCCGGCCTTGAAGGAAGGCTTATTCCGAACGGTAGTTCGGGGCTTCCTTGGTGATCTGCACGTCGTGTACATGCGATTCGCGCATGCCGGCCGAGGTGATCTCGACGAATTCAGCTTTCTCGCGCAGCTCGTCGATGGTGGCGCAACCGCAGTAACCCATGGACTGGCGCACGCCGCCCACCAGCTGGAAGATGATCGCCAGCACGCTGCCCTTGTAGGCAACGCGGCCTTCGATGCCTTCCGGCACGAACTTGTCGGCCTTCATGGTGGCGTCCTGGAAGTAGCGGTCGGCCGAACCATCGGTCATCGCACCCAGGGAACCCATGCCGCGGTAGGACTTGTAGCTGCGGCCCTGGTACAGGATCACTTCGCCCGGCGCTTCTTCAGTACCGGCGAACATGGAACCCATCATCACGGTCGATGCGCCGGCTGCCAGCGCTTTCGAGATATCGCCCGAGAAGCGGATGCCGCCGTCTGCGATACATGGCACGCCGGTGCCTTCCAGCGCCTGCGCCACGTTGGAGATGGCGGTAATCTGCGGCACGCCCACGCCAGCGACGATACGGGTGGTGCAGATCGAGCCTGGGCCGATGCCCACTTTCACCGCGTCGGCGCCGTATTCCACCAGCGCTTTGGCAGCGGCAGCGGTGGCGATATTGCCGCCGATGACGTCCACGTGCGGGTACTTGGTCTTGATGTACTTGACGCGATCGAGGATGCCTTGCGAATGGCCGTGGGCGGTGTCGACCACCAGCACGTCCACGCCGGCGGCAACCAGCAGGTCGATGCGCTCTTCATCCTTGGCGCCCACGCCGACGGCCGCACCGACCAGCAGCTTGCCGTGCTGGTCTTTCGATGCGTTCGGGTGTTCGGTGGATTTCTGGATGTCCTTGACGGTGATCAGGCCGCGCAGTTCGAAGGCCTCGTTCACCACCAGCACGCGCTCCAGGCGGTGCTTGTTCATCAGGCGCTTGGCCTCGTTGGTGTCGGCGTCTTCGTTAACGTACACCAGCTTTTCGCGCGGGGTCATCTTGGCGCGCGCTTCGGCGTCCAGCTCCTGCTCGAAGCGCAGGTCGCGGTTGGTGATGATGCCGACTACTTCCTTGCCCTGCACCACAGGGAAGCCGCTGATGCCATACTGCTCGGTGAGCTTGATGACGTCGCGGATTTTCATATCCGGTGGGATGGTGATCGGGTCACGCAGCACGCCGGCTTCGAAACGTTTTACGCGGGCCACTTCGCGGGCCTGGTCTTTCGGTTTCAGGTTCTTGTGGATGATACCGATGCCGCCTTCCTGAGCCATGGCAATCGCCAGACGGCTTTCCGTCACGGTGTCCATTGCGGCGGACAGCAGCGGGATATTCAGGGAAATATTTCGGGTCAGGCGAGTGCGGAGGGACGTATCGGCAGGCAGAACATTCGAATACGCGGGGACGAGGAGCACGTCATCGAAGGTGAGTGCTTTTTGAAGTAGACGCATAGTACATTTCCTATCGGCGCAAAAGTGAATTATACAGAAGGATCAGTTCCCTGTCCAAAACCATGTCAGTTTTCACCTGGCGCCGCGCTTTGCGTTTTCGTCCATATTGCACCGGCAGGGCCGCAATTCAGCTGATGCCCTCGCCCTCTGCGCCGACTTCGCTGTCTCCGCCAACCGGCACTTCCCACGCGCCGCCGTTGCCATCCTCGGGCTGGGGCGCCGCCCCGGGAACATCAAACAGGAGCTGCCTGGCGGGCAAGGCGCCGACCAGCGCGGCGGGCTTGCTCTCCGCCGCCATATGCAGTTTCAGCTGCTCGGCAGCTTTCGCCAGGCTCGCGTAAAAGGACTTGGCGTATTTGGCGACGAACTGGTCTGAGTCGCTCGATGAGCTGAAGTGCAAAATGGGGACGATATGGCGGCGCATGAAGTTGATGTGGACGCCGCTGGCGGAAAAGCCCGCCATCCTGGCGCAGGTGGCTGCGCGCTCGCCCTCCGCCACCGAACATAGATAGGCGTCCTGCTGGCCCAGCGCCAGCCAGCTGGCGGCAGCGCCTTCCACGAAGGGCCCGGGCACGAAGCGCTTAGCCATACTTACCGGGCCTGGCAGAGCCACGACCGAACAGCCATGGTTCAAGGAATTGCAGACGTTCACGCTGTCGTGGTCAAGGCGGCTGACCGAAATCGGATCGGTATAGCCGAAGGGGAAGAACTCCTTATAAAATTGAAGCAGCCTTTCCTTTAACGGTGGAGCGGGCGCGGGAGTCTCGGCGCGAACCGGCGCGGCCTGCAGGCTCAGGGCCAGGCAAGACGTCAACAATGAGGCTAAACGCATGGATACTCCTTTATCCCGGTTGAGAGAAAGACCGGCCTTCGCCAGACCATGGCAATTATACAAGCTTGCCGCATCGGCATAGCTCGTTGACAGCCGCCGGCATTCGTGGCGAAATCGGGGGCAGCGTATCTCGGAGGACGATGATGAAATCCGCTCCAGGCAAACGGTTTGCGGGCAGTAAACAAGCGCTTGCGGTACGCGGTGGCGCCGTGCTGGCCGCCCTGCTCTGCTGGCCAGTGCTGGCCCAGGCGCAATGGGTATGGCTGAATGAGCGCGGCATCA
Encoded here:
- the guaB gene encoding IMP dehydrogenase, whose protein sequence is MRLLQKALTFDDVLLVPAYSNVLPADTSLRTRLTRNISLNIPLLSAAMDTVTESRLAIAMAQEGGIGIIHKNLKPKDQAREVARVKRFEAGVLRDPITIPPDMKIRDVIKLTEQYGISGFPVVQGKEVVGIITNRDLRFEQELDAEARAKMTPREKLVYVNEDADTNEAKRLMNKHRLERVLVVNEAFELRGLITVKDIQKSTEHPNASKDQHGKLLVGAAVGVGAKDEERIDLLVAAGVDVLVVDTAHGHSQGILDRVKYIKTKYPHVDVIGGNIATAAAAKALVEYGADAVKVGIGPGSICTTRIVAGVGVPQITAISNVAQALEGTGVPCIADGGIRFSGDISKALAAGASTVMMGSMFAGTEEAPGEVILYQGRSYKSYRGMGSLGAMTDGSADRYFQDATMKADKFVPEGIEGRVAYKGSVLAIIFQLVGGVRQSMGYCGCATIDELREKAEFVEITSAGMRESHVHDVQITKEAPNYRSE
- a CDS encoding AI-2E family transporter, whose translation is MNVNFAVTAACVLGLLYFGREVLQPVVAALVLSLALAPLIRAVGRFGLSRMSATFGALGLVVVVFAAAFSVLGANLLALTSELPRYSAEIRAKSKSLQAMTQHPLARLAPQLLEGAPATPNQEASARPLPVEIHERASTSDAIAKAIGVVSGPLGEIFLVLVLLIFILLDRENLRDRVLRLVGQREVSRAIKGLEDAAEGVSRFFFAQLVLNVTFGVVIGIALWLIGIPHAALWGAICAALRFVPYIGALIAGAAIALFAAAVEPGWVLAAYALVLFLVLELLVAHVVEPRVYGHSVGMSALAVIVSALFWGAIWGPLGLLLSTPLTLCIVVAGRYIKGLEPISILLAEAPDTNEAQRFHHRVLSGDADAILEDARAFLRKSTLARYCDKVLLPGMLLASSDLLGSQEQRLRATVAMVADTLAAGHSPGRSRRRRISMLNESIGAHLRHRREERLGRWQGSLDVPARSVILSTAMPGVREEFMSELLVLVFREARLDARSFVLKQDEGNADSAPDAGQLISTVFIAYPVESELPAWAAAVTELRAALPDVPLATIRPHDSLAEELSQVAKHVDLVLQSCEEALAFVAPGRSG
- the bla gene encoding class A beta-lactamase, translating into MTTSPHHTRRHYLLAAGAALLCPSSLLFAAPVTPSIATAEAQLAALEQAAGGRLGVAAWRSDSAKRIGHRSEERFPLCSTFKAMLAAAVLARSANDEELLGKSVRYRADELVTYSPVTEKHVDEGMTVAALCAATLQYSDNSAANFLMRMIGGPQAVTAYMRSIGNPAFQLERWETELNTAIPGDTRDTASPASMARSLQALLLGDALPAPQRRQLDTWMRGNTTGDQRIRAGVPAGWSVADKTGAGAHGTVNDIGTAYPPSGAPIVIAVYYTREQKDAPTNQEIIAAATRIVMGALV
- a CDS encoding RHS repeat domain-containing protein — protein: MKMCLLSPLMWGALLCLLSASAASQIQNTTTQYSYDQVSNVVQAGDPLGHATKYSYDQLRRQTRVVDAKNGVTEIGYDGQDRISQISDARRLQTSYAIDGLGNLIQQISPDTGRTVFTYDESGNVKTRTDAKGQVTRYRYDELDRVLEVSYSDGTAAIYVYDQGANGLGHLTQILDISGSTQYSYDLHGRVVREAREIDGKVYVTGYRYDGAGRLVGIDYPSGRSVDYLRDPIGNINEIRTGKDGKIEVLASAVLYTPVGAVQSFIFGNGQRYVRTYDIDGRVSSYTLNGEPQIVSYDAGSRITGIAVPQKADTAVSYGYDELNRLTSELRSTSSLAYSYDAVGNRIRYLNGATTTTYGYATESNRLMQVAGAQTTAILSDANGSIVSGANGSFNYDARGRLVASDTAIGRVAYLLNSVGERVQKKTPNATIVFHYDMQGRLLAESNGETFLEYVYLNDIPVARLFSISAASGEKDATLYVHVDHLGVPRLLSSAAGIPVWLWDTDAFGSQPPRRLLSADNEFNLRFPGQYFDRETTLNYNYYRDYDPQIGRYVQSDPIGLNGGINTYGYVEGNPLSKVDPTGEVAFVPILIGIGVGMAFDYGVSEWKKKNCSCPTASTPAGAAGNGALGGAVGLFGPYDSKPRTGVAGGGPAGSKTSIFSKINHAAARSGAYSIATRNAITSVARRVPYASAAFAGYELYDAFTCD
- the guaA gene encoding glutamine-hydrolyzing GMP synthase is translated as MHSKILILDFGSQVTQLIARRVRDAGVFSEVYPYDVSDEFVRNYGASGIILSGSHNSTLEGDSPRAPQAVFEAGVPVLGICYGMQTMAAQLGGKVENGLVREFGYAEVRARSHTKLLTGINDFVTDEGHGMLKVWMSHGDKVLDLPPGFKLMASTDSCPIAAMADEDRGFYAVQFHPEVTHTVQGKAILGRFVHEICGCKSDWNMPDYISEAVEKIRAQVGTDEVILGLSGGVDSSVAAALIHRAIGDQLTCVFVDHGLLRLNEGKMVMDMFAKNLGVKVIQIDATEQFMGHLAGVTDPEQKRKIIGREFVEVFQVEAGKRSNAKWLAQGTIYPDVIESAGKGKKGQTIKSHHNVGGLPETLNLQLLEPLRELFKDEVRKLGVALGLPHDMVYRHPFPGPGLGVRILGEVKKEYADLLRRADAIFIEELRNTPYEAVAVEGADPDNVPKNWYDATSQAFAVFLPVKSVGVMGDGRTYDYVVALRAVQTQDFMTAHWAHLPHSLLGKVSNRIINEVKGLNRVVYDISGKPPATIEWE
- a CDS encoding DUF1493 family protein, producing MSGLTPVLTNFLKLCGLRQSRIDNCDLNTKLYHDLGIYGEVAEGCMEVLVDAYQVDMTNFDFKTYFPLEFPGKTGVSRFLLWQLPFARRIVECKEDYSPLTLGMIEAIIHSKQWPESPRV